One stretch of Chitinophaga pendula DNA includes these proteins:
- a CDS encoding polysaccharide deacetylase family protein: MFYLTKTPAIVKAIYKSCTWNLSPANHTIYLTFDDGPHPTATPFVLEQLKKYEAKATFFCIGKNVVAYPDIYQRILEEGHAVGNHTHNHLNGWKTGTDKYIANILEARQYINSNLFRPPYGRITPFQIKSLKSKIQDAKIIMWDVLSADFDTTITGEQCVQNVVFKTKPGSIIVFHDSEKAWDRMSYALPRILEFGRKEKYAMNAIPY; this comes from the coding sequence ATGTTTTATTTGACCAAAACACCGGCAATAGTCAAGGCGATATATAAAAGCTGCACCTGGAACCTCTCTCCGGCAAATCACACCATATATCTCACCTTCGACGATGGACCGCATCCTACAGCTACTCCCTTCGTACTCGAACAGCTAAAGAAATACGAGGCCAAAGCCACCTTTTTTTGTATAGGCAAGAACGTAGTCGCCTACCCTGACATCTACCAACGCATACTGGAAGAAGGGCATGCCGTCGGCAACCATACACATAACCACCTCAATGGCTGGAAAACAGGCACCGATAAATATATTGCCAACATACTGGAAGCCCGCCAGTATATCAATTCCAACCTCTTCCGACCACCTTATGGCAGGATCACCCCCTTCCAGATCAAAAGCCTGAAATCCAAAATACAAGATGCCAAAATAATAATGTGGGACGTGCTGAGCGCCGATTTTGACACCACTATCACCGGCGAACAGTGCGTACAGAATGTCGTATTCAAAACAAAACCTGGATCTATCATCGTATTCCACGATAGCGAAAAAGCCTGGGACAGAATGTCCTACGCACTCCCCAGGATACTGGAATTTGGCAGGAAAGAGAAATATGCCATGAATGCGATCCCGTACTAA
- a CDS encoding asparaginase yields the protein MTKILIIYTGGTVGMIYDEKTKALRPIGFNEIRNNLPELYRMGIDFYVYTFNPPMDSSDMHPDTWVEIAGIIEDRYDRYDGFVILHGSDTMAFTASALSFMLENLSKPVILTGSQLPIGKIRTDAKENIITAMEIASTRIQGEASVPEVSIYFDFSLFRGNRSKKYNAEKFEAFYSMNYPPLAEAGIDIKYKRQFVLPMPELPLKVHKNLDDNVTVLKIFPGISRKAVEATLGVPGLKGVILETFGSGNTNTQPWFIECLKKAIDKGVLMVNITQCDGGSVDLGKYETSQQLLEIGVVSGHDMTFEAGVTKLMFVLGLGLSPEDAKQMIQTPLRGELTPIVHQISDSINS from the coding sequence ATGACTAAGATACTTATAATTTACACCGGGGGGACAGTGGGCATGATCTACGATGAGAAGACGAAAGCATTACGCCCAATCGGATTCAACGAGATCAGGAACAATTTACCGGAACTATACCGGATGGGGATCGATTTCTATGTCTACACTTTCAATCCCCCCATGGACTCCTCTGATATGCATCCCGATACATGGGTCGAGATCGCAGGTATCATCGAAGACCGATACGATCGATACGATGGCTTCGTCATCCTGCATGGATCAGATACCATGGCATTCACAGCTTCTGCACTCAGCTTCATGCTAGAGAACCTCAGCAAACCAGTCATCCTCACCGGGTCCCAACTCCCCATCGGAAAGATCCGCACCGATGCCAAAGAAAATATCATCACCGCCATGGAGATAGCTTCTACCCGCATTCAAGGCGAAGCAAGCGTACCCGAAGTAAGTATCTATTTCGACTTCTCCCTCTTCCGCGGTAACCGCAGCAAAAAATATAACGCAGAAAAATTCGAGGCATTCTATTCCATGAATTATCCACCACTGGCAGAGGCCGGTATAGATATCAAATACAAACGACAATTTGTATTACCTATGCCGGAACTGCCGCTAAAAGTGCATAAGAACCTGGATGATAATGTAACCGTATTGAAAATATTCCCGGGAATATCCCGCAAAGCCGTAGAAGCTACACTCGGTGTACCCGGCCTCAAAGGAGTGATACTCGAAACCTTCGGCAGCGGTAACACCAACACACAACCCTGGTTTATCGAATGCCTCAAAAAAGCCATCGACAAAGGCGTATTAATGGTGAACATCACCCAGTGCGATGGTGGCTCCGTAGACCTCGGCAAATACGAAACCAGCCAACAACTACTCGAAATAGGCGTCGTAAGCGGCCACGATATGACCTTCGAAGCAGGTGTCACCAAACTGATGTTTGTACTCGGACTCGGACTATCACCCGAAGATGCCAAACAAATGATACAAACACCACTTCGAGGCGAACTCACCCCGATCGTTCACCAAATATCAGATAGCATCAATAGTTAA
- a CDS encoding TatD family hydrolase codes for MSTWIDTHTHLYSEEFEADREIMVERALSAGVNTLLMPNIDSTSINGMLALEQRFPGQCLPMMGLHPCYVKENVASELATVADWLAKRHFWAVGEIGLDFYWDTTFREQQHLAFREQLKMSAQYKLPVVIHSRSSTRECIDDVKALQDGRLTGVFHCFSGTLEDALEIIDLGFYLGIGGVVTFKKAGLDKLIEQISLDHIVLETDAPYLAPVPYRGKRNESAYLTLVGEKIADVKNLKIEDVATVTNSNARKLFKIP; via the coding sequence ATGAGCACCTGGATCGATACACATACACACCTCTATAGCGAAGAATTTGAAGCCGACCGGGAAATAATGGTCGAAAGAGCACTGTCCGCAGGCGTCAATACCTTGCTGATGCCCAATATCGACAGCACCTCCATAAATGGAATGCTCGCCCTGGAACAACGCTTCCCGGGTCAATGCCTCCCCATGATGGGATTACATCCTTGTTATGTAAAAGAAAATGTAGCCAGCGAACTGGCTACCGTAGCAGACTGGCTGGCTAAAAGACACTTCTGGGCAGTAGGCGAAATAGGGCTCGACTTCTACTGGGATACCACCTTCCGCGAACAACAACACCTCGCTTTCCGCGAACAACTCAAAATGTCCGCACAATACAAACTGCCTGTGGTCATCCACAGCCGCTCCTCCACCCGAGAATGTATCGACGATGTAAAAGCCCTGCAGGATGGCCGGCTCACCGGCGTATTCCATTGCTTCTCCGGCACCCTCGAAGATGCCCTCGAGATCATCGACCTGGGATTTTACCTGGGCATCGGCGGCGTCGTAACATTCAAAAAAGCTGGCCTCGACAAACTGATCGAACAGATCAGCCTAGATCATATCGTACTCGAAACCGATGCACCCTACCTGGCGCCAGTGCCCTATCGCGGCAAACGAAACGAAAGCGCCTACCTCACGCTGGTAGGAGAAAAGATAGCAGATGTAAAAAATCTAAAAATAGAGGATGTAGCTACCGTTACTAACAGTAATGCGCGGAAATTATTCAAAATTCCCTAA
- a CDS encoding outer membrane beta-barrel protein, translating to MKKIFALYAACLLLACLPAIAQQDSSRSTSHYEAPSRYKSRTYLTWGGDGAILSFAQMKSNGNHVRNIPRFSAFLHIGVNINHNFSNNFGIFTGVSLKNIGLINDATDSLRLKRRVYTLGIPIGFKIGNLRRYGLFFFAGGAYDLALNYKEKQFVNGHKERKYNQWFSDRTPILMPSVFAGLRASPGFGLKVQYYPTNFFNQDYSKANVKPYEGLDAKLFFVTLSYDFARINMKHGKQRGYQDYF from the coding sequence ATGAAAAAAATTTTCGCACTGTACGCCGCCTGCCTGTTATTGGCATGCCTGCCAGCTATTGCCCAACAAGATAGTAGCCGTAGCACTTCCCATTATGAAGCTCCTTCCAGGTATAAAAGCCGTACCTATCTGACCTGGGGTGGTGACGGAGCGATCTTATCTTTTGCCCAGATGAAATCTAACGGCAATCATGTACGTAACATTCCCCGATTCTCTGCCTTTCTGCATATAGGCGTGAATATCAACCACAACTTCTCGAATAATTTCGGAATTTTTACCGGGGTAAGTCTGAAAAACATCGGTTTGATCAATGATGCTACGGACTCTTTGCGACTGAAGCGGAGAGTGTATACCTTAGGTATTCCCATTGGTTTTAAGATCGGTAACCTGCGCCGTTATGGGCTTTTCTTTTTTGCCGGCGGCGCCTATGACCTGGCACTCAATTACAAAGAGAAACAATTTGTAAATGGTCATAAGGAGCGCAAGTACAACCAGTGGTTCAGCGACCGCACGCCTATCCTGATGCCATCTGTATTTGCAGGATTGCGTGCCAGCCCGGGATTTGGTCTTAAAGTACAATATTATCCCACCAACTTCTTCAACCAGGATTATTCGAAAGCTAATGTGAAGCCTTACGAGGGGCTGGATGCCAAGTTATTTTTTGTAACGCTCAGTTATGACTTTGCACGGATCAATATGAAGCATGGTAAACAGCGGGGTTACCAGGATTATTTTTAG
- a CDS encoding cobalamin B12-binding domain-containing protein: MVNPTKRPLRVLVAKVGLDGHDRGAKVIAAALRDAGMEVIYTGLRQTPEMVVNAALQEDVDAIGISILSGAHMTVFPKIIALMKEKGMDDVLLTGGGIIPDMDMQELQAMGVGKLFPPGTNTQEISAYIADWVAAHRNF; the protein is encoded by the coding sequence ATGGTCAACCCGACAAAACGCCCGTTGAGGGTACTAGTAGCCAAAGTAGGATTGGACGGACATGACCGGGGAGCGAAGGTAATAGCCGCTGCTCTGCGGGATGCAGGTATGGAAGTAATATACACCGGGCTCCGGCAGACGCCGGAAATGGTCGTGAATGCGGCCTTGCAGGAGGACGTGGATGCCATCGGTATCAGTATCCTGTCTGGTGCTCATATGACCGTTTTCCCCAAGATCATTGCCTTGATGAAAGAGAAAGGTATGGATGATGTACTGCTGACCGGTGGCGGTATTATTCCTGATATGGACATGCAGGAGCTCCAGGCGATGGGGGTAGGAAAGTTGTTCCCACCGGGCACCAATACCCAGGAGATATCTGCTTACATTGCGGATTGGGTGGCTGCTCACCGTAATTTCTGA
- the gltX gene encoding glutamate--tRNA ligase, with the protein MAHDKVRVRFAPSPTGGLHLGGVRTVLFNYLFAKQHKGDFVLRIEDTDQTRYVPGAEEYIIECLRWCGLNADEGPHVGGPFAPYRQSERKASYRQYAEQLVQQGDAYYAFETPEELDAMRERLKSAENPSPQYNHITRQHMRNSLTMPDADVQELLAKNTPHVIRIKMPSDETVSFTDMVRGEVQFNTGTVDDKVLLKADGMPTYHLAVVVDDYLMKISHAFRGEEWLPSAPVHIMLWKQLGWLEYMPQWAHLPLILKPDGNGKLSKRDGDRLGFPVYAMNWQDAKTGDLTQGFRERGYLPEAFVNMLAMLGWNDGSGQEIFSLEELVSKFSIERVHKSGAKFDIEKARWFNHQYIQQAADSRLAALFMPVLAEKGVTATPDYVTTVAGLVKDRCHYVNEIWDHGFFFFGKPESYDIAAVKPKWNDDKQQFFLDWAGQLEGQADFSFAGLEESFKALAAAKNIKMGELQLPFRIMLCGGKFGPAVFQIAATLGKEETISRIQQGLAAINA; encoded by the coding sequence ATGGCACATGACAAAGTAAGAGTACGCTTTGCGCCCAGTCCTACGGGAGGGCTGCACCTGGGTGGTGTACGTACGGTATTATTCAACTATTTATTTGCGAAGCAGCACAAAGGAGATTTTGTGTTGCGGATAGAAGATACAGACCAGACCCGCTATGTACCCGGGGCAGAGGAATATATTATTGAATGTTTGCGTTGGTGTGGGTTGAATGCGGATGAGGGCCCTCATGTGGGTGGACCTTTTGCACCTTATCGCCAGAGTGAGCGGAAGGCGTCGTATCGTCAATATGCGGAGCAGCTGGTCCAGCAGGGCGATGCTTATTATGCTTTTGAAACACCGGAGGAGCTGGACGCGATGCGGGAGCGCCTGAAATCGGCAGAGAATCCTTCTCCTCAGTATAATCATATTACGCGGCAGCATATGCGCAATTCGCTGACGATGCCAGATGCGGACGTACAGGAGTTGCTGGCGAAGAATACGCCTCATGTGATCCGTATCAAGATGCCTTCGGATGAGACGGTGAGTTTTACGGATATGGTGCGTGGCGAAGTGCAGTTTAACACGGGTACGGTAGATGACAAAGTGCTGCTGAAAGCGGACGGTATGCCGACCTATCACCTTGCGGTAGTGGTGGATGACTACCTGATGAAGATATCGCATGCTTTCCGGGGCGAGGAATGGCTGCCATCGGCGCCGGTGCATATTATGCTCTGGAAGCAGCTGGGATGGCTGGAGTACATGCCTCAGTGGGCGCATTTGCCGCTGATATTAAAACCGGATGGTAATGGTAAGTTGAGTAAACGTGATGGAGACCGTTTAGGTTTTCCGGTGTATGCGATGAACTGGCAAGACGCAAAAACCGGAGACCTGACGCAGGGCTTCCGGGAACGTGGTTATCTGCCGGAGGCATTTGTGAACATGCTGGCGATGCTGGGATGGAATGATGGTAGCGGCCAGGAAATATTTTCGCTGGAGGAGCTGGTATCTAAGTTCTCCATAGAGCGTGTACATAAGTCTGGTGCGAAGTTCGACATTGAGAAAGCGCGTTGGTTCAACCATCAATATATCCAGCAGGCTGCGGACAGCAGGTTAGCGGCGCTCTTTATGCCGGTGCTAGCAGAGAAGGGGGTGACGGCGACGCCTGATTATGTAACGACTGTAGCGGGGCTTGTAAAGGACCGTTGTCATTATGTAAATGAGATCTGGGATCACGGCTTTTTCTTCTTCGGCAAGCCGGAGAGTTATGATATTGCGGCGGTGAAGCCTAAATGGAATGATGACAAGCAGCAGTTCTTCCTGGACTGGGCGGGTCAGCTGGAGGGTCAGGCGGACTTTAGTTTCGCAGGGCTGGAGGAGAGTTTCAAGGCATTGGCAGCGGCCAAAAACATCAAGATGGGAGAGTTACAGCTACCTTTCCGCATTATGCTTTGCGGGGGTAAGTTTGGGCCGGCGGTATTCCAGATTGCGGCAACGCTTGGAAAAGAGGAGACCATTTCCCGTATACAACAGGGTTTGGCGGCTATCAATGCATAA
- the fumC gene encoding class II fumarate hydratase, whose translation MEFRIEKDTMGEVKVPVDAYYGAQTQRSIDNFKIAQDINRMPKEIIRAFAYLKKAAALTNQEAGVLPAEKAQLIGQACDEILAGKLDDQFPLVVWQTGSGTQSNMNVNEVVAYRAHVINGGQLTDKDKVIHPNDDVNKSQSSNDTFPTAMHIAAYKMLVEVTIPGIKKLRDTLAEKSKAFMHIVKIGRTHFMDATPLTVGQEISGYVSQLDHGLKAIQNSLPHLSELALGGTAVGTGINTPKGYAVNVAKQIADLTGLPFVTAENKFEALAAHDAIVEAHGALKTVAVSLMKIANDIRMLSSGPRSGIGELFIPDNEPGSSIMPGKVNPTQCEALTMIAAQVMGNDVAIGIGGATGHFELNVFKPVMIYNFLHSARLIGDGCVSFNDKCAVGIAPIEENIKKHVDNSLMLVTALNTRIGYYKAAEIAQTAHKEGTTLKETAVKLGYVTPEQFDEWVIPGDMVGELK comes from the coding sequence ATGGAATTCAGAATAGAGAAAGACACGATGGGAGAGGTAAAGGTACCGGTAGATGCCTATTATGGTGCCCAGACACAACGCTCCATCGACAATTTCAAGATTGCGCAGGATATCAACCGGATGCCTAAAGAGATCATCCGTGCTTTTGCCTATCTGAAGAAGGCGGCGGCGCTGACCAACCAGGAAGCGGGTGTACTGCCGGCAGAGAAGGCGCAACTGATCGGCCAGGCGTGTGATGAGATACTGGCAGGTAAACTGGATGATCAGTTCCCGCTGGTAGTGTGGCAGACAGGTTCCGGTACACAATCTAATATGAACGTAAATGAAGTGGTGGCTTACCGTGCACATGTGATCAATGGTGGTCAGCTGACTGACAAAGACAAGGTGATCCATCCTAATGATGATGTGAACAAGTCACAATCTTCCAATGATACTTTCCCAACAGCGATGCACATTGCTGCTTACAAGATGCTGGTAGAGGTGACCATTCCCGGTATCAAAAAGCTGCGTGATACTCTGGCAGAGAAGTCCAAGGCTTTTATGCATATTGTGAAGATCGGCCGTACCCACTTTATGGATGCGACGCCGCTTACTGTAGGTCAGGAGATCAGTGGTTATGTATCTCAGCTGGACCATGGTCTGAAGGCTATTCAGAACAGTCTTCCACACTTGAGCGAACTGGCACTGGGCGGTACTGCAGTAGGTACTGGTATCAACACCCCTAAAGGTTATGCCGTTAACGTTGCTAAACAGATTGCTGACCTGACTGGTTTGCCTTTTGTGACTGCGGAGAATAAATTCGAAGCGTTGGCTGCACATGATGCTATCGTAGAGGCTCATGGTGCATTGAAAACCGTGGCGGTGAGCCTGATGAAGATCGCCAACGACATCCGTATGCTGAGTTCGGGTCCCCGTTCTGGTATCGGGGAGTTATTCATCCCTGATAATGAGCCAGGTTCCAGTATCATGCCAGGTAAAGTGAACCCCACCCAGTGTGAGGCGCTGACTATGATCGCTGCCCAGGTAATGGGGAACGATGTAGCTATCGGTATCGGTGGTGCTACCGGTCATTTCGAGCTGAACGTGTTCAAGCCGGTGATGATCTACAACTTTCTGCATTCTGCCCGCCTGATCGGCGACGGTTGTGTCAGCTTTAATGATAAATGTGCGGTAGGTATTGCCCCGATAGAAGAAAATATCAAAAAGCACGTTGACAACTCCCTGATGCTGGTTACTGCGCTGAATACCAGGATCGGTTATTACAAAGCAGCAGAGATCGCGCAGACCGCTCACAAAGAAGGTACTACGCTGAAAGAAACTGCAGTGAAACTCGGTTATGTGACACCTGAACAGTTTGACGAGTGGGTAATACCAGGAGATATGGTGGGAGAATTGAAATAA
- a CDS encoding enoyl-CoA hydratase/isomerase family protein — MYQTLQTQLTDHTLIITINRPDKMNALNRQVMADLALAIDEVYTKPAIRSAIITGSGEKAFVAGADIAEFLTLSTQEGADLAKRGQVIFQRIEDCPKPIIAAVNGFALGGGCELAMACHFRVASANAKFGQPEVKLGLIPGYGGTQRLTQLIGKGKALELMMTADMIGAEEAHQLGLVNHVVGKEELMPKVMEILQKIHGKAPLAIAKVIKCTNAAIDKDLDGYETEMNEFAACFATKDLQEGAAAFVEKREPKFKGE, encoded by the coding sequence ATGTATCAGACTTTGCAAACCCAATTGACAGACCATACGCTTATCATTACCATTAACAGGCCGGATAAGATGAATGCTTTGAACCGGCAGGTAATGGCAGATCTTGCGCTTGCTATCGATGAAGTATATACGAAACCGGCTATACGCAGTGCGATCATTACTGGTTCGGGAGAAAAGGCATTTGTAGCGGGAGCTGATATTGCTGAGTTCCTGACGCTGTCTACCCAGGAGGGTGCTGACCTGGCCAAACGCGGGCAGGTAATTTTCCAACGGATAGAGGATTGTCCGAAACCTATTATTGCGGCGGTGAATGGCTTTGCGCTTGGGGGTGGTTGTGAGCTGGCGATGGCCTGCCACTTCCGTGTAGCGAGTGCGAATGCCAAATTCGGTCAGCCGGAGGTAAAACTGGGATTGATACCTGGTTATGGTGGTACACAGCGGCTGACACAGTTGATCGGAAAGGGGAAAGCGCTGGAGTTGATGATGACGGCTGATATGATCGGTGCAGAGGAGGCTCATCAGCTGGGATTGGTCAATCATGTGGTGGGTAAGGAGGAATTAATGCCGAAGGTGATGGAGATCTTACAGAAGATACACGGAAAGGCGCCGTTGGCCATTGCGAAGGTGATCAAATGTACTAATGCAGCGATCGACAAAGACCTGGACGGTTATGAGACGGAGATGAACGAGTTTGCTGCTTGTTTTGCGACGAAGGATTTGCAGGAGGGAGCAGCGGCATTTGTAGAAAAAAGAGAGCCTAAATTTAAAGGAGAATAG
- a CDS encoding glutamine--tRNA ligase/YqeY domain fusion protein, which produces MSEERSLNFIEQIVEEDIANGKHGGRILTRFPPEPNGYLHIGHAKSICLNFDLAKKYGGQTNLRFDDTNPVTEDTEYVDSIKADISWLGFQWAQELYASDYFDQLYAFAVTLIQKGLAYVDDLSSEQIAALKGTPTEPGKDSPFRNRTIEENLDLFTRMRNGEFKDGEKVLRARIDMAAINMHMRDPIIYRIKHAHHHRTGDKWCIYPMYDFAHGQSDSIEQITHSLCTLEFIPHRELYDWFIEKLEIFPSRQYEFSRFNLGYTVMSKRKLKQLVSEGHVRGWDDPRMPTISGLRRRGYTAASIRMLCEKIGVQKRDNLIDMSLLEFCIREELNKTANRVMAVLDPVKLVLSNFPADLVEYTQADNNPEDPNAGHRMLPFSQTLYVEREDFMENPPKKFFRLGPGLMVRLKNAYIIKCEGFDKDENGEISTIYCTYIPESKSGADTSGINVKGTIHWVSAAHAAKAEVRLYDRLFTTETPGSEEEDFKSFINPNSLQVISEAYIEPGLLEAKPGDRFQFLRKGYFTVDPDTTADKVVFNRTVTLKDTWAKEAAKG; this is translated from the coding sequence ATGAGTGAAGAACGATCTCTCAATTTTATCGAACAAATTGTAGAGGAAGATATAGCCAACGGCAAACACGGAGGACGCATCCTGACCCGATTCCCCCCCGAACCTAACGGCTATCTGCACATCGGCCATGCTAAATCCATCTGCCTCAATTTCGACCTCGCAAAGAAATATGGCGGCCAGACCAACCTGCGCTTTGATGACACCAACCCCGTAACAGAAGATACTGAATACGTAGACTCCATAAAGGCCGACATCAGTTGGCTGGGCTTCCAATGGGCCCAGGAACTGTATGCCTCCGACTATTTCGACCAACTGTACGCATTCGCCGTAACACTCATCCAAAAAGGATTAGCTTACGTCGATGACCTGTCATCAGAACAGATCGCTGCTCTTAAAGGCACCCCCACCGAACCCGGAAAAGACAGCCCGTTCCGCAATCGCACTATAGAAGAAAACCTCGACCTCTTCACCCGCATGCGCAACGGCGAATTCAAAGATGGAGAAAAAGTACTGCGCGCCAGAATAGATATGGCCGCTATCAATATGCACATGCGCGATCCCATCATCTACCGGATCAAACATGCACACCACCACCGTACCGGCGACAAATGGTGCATCTATCCCATGTACGACTTTGCCCACGGACAAAGCGATAGCATCGAACAGATCACCCACTCCCTCTGTACCCTCGAATTCATACCGCACCGGGAACTGTATGACTGGTTCATCGAAAAACTGGAAATCTTCCCCTCCCGCCAATACGAATTCTCCCGCTTCAACCTCGGATACACTGTAATGAGTAAACGTAAACTCAAACAATTGGTGTCCGAAGGCCACGTACGTGGCTGGGATGATCCTCGTATGCCTACCATCAGCGGACTGCGCCGCCGCGGATACACCGCTGCCAGCATCCGTATGCTCTGCGAAAAAATAGGCGTACAAAAACGCGATAACCTCATCGACATGAGCCTCCTCGAATTCTGCATCCGGGAAGAACTCAACAAAACAGCTAATCGCGTAATGGCCGTCCTCGATCCGGTAAAACTAGTCCTCTCCAACTTTCCCGCCGACCTGGTAGAATACACCCAGGCCGACAACAACCCGGAAGATCCCAACGCCGGCCATCGCATGCTGCCGTTCAGCCAAACCCTCTACGTAGAACGGGAAGACTTCATGGAGAACCCTCCCAAGAAATTCTTCCGCCTCGGACCCGGCCTCATGGTACGCCTCAAAAATGCGTATATCATTAAATGTGAAGGCTTCGATAAAGACGAAAATGGAGAAATAAGCACCATCTACTGTACTTACATCCCCGAAAGCAAAAGCGGAGCAGATACCAGCGGTATCAACGTAAAAGGTACCATCCACTGGGTAAGCGCCGCCCACGCCGCTAAAGCAGAAGTACGCCTCTACGATCGCCTGTTCACAACAGAAACTCCAGGCAGCGAAGAAGAAGACTTCAAATCCTTTATCAACCCTAACTCCCTGCAGGTCATCTCCGAAGCCTATATAGAGCCCGGACTGCTGGAAGCCAAACCAGGCGACCGTTTCCAGTTCCTACGCAAAGGCTACTTCACCGTCGATCCCGATACCACTGCCGATAAAGTAGTGTTCAACAGGACCGTTACCCTCAAGGACACCTGGGCAAAAGAGGCCGCCAAAGGATAA
- a CDS encoding sulfite exporter TauE/SafE family protein, with translation MSHNEVIDKVEQKRATLETQEVLIDLVNEENKRKPAIWILISLLVAATIAGLWVTYYYSVPVETQTHVYGFVQSLFTEQLLFYILVGLAAQMVDGALGMAYGATSSSLLLGLGIPPAVTSASVHVAEVFTTGASGIAHFRFGNVNKKLFLYLLIPGMTGAIIGAYLLSEKIDGDVIKPFMSAYLMILGVIVIRKGLQKNKPKSKTKRLGPLAFFGGFMDAIGGGGWGPIVTSTLLSKGRTVHYTIGSVNAAEFFISAASSITFLIFVGINSWQVIIGLVIGGVIASPFAALLVRKIKRKPLMIMVGILVILMSLRTIIMVLWH, from the coding sequence ATGTCCCATAACGAGGTGATAGACAAAGTCGAACAAAAAAGGGCCACTTTAGAGACGCAGGAGGTGTTGATAGATCTTGTAAATGAGGAAAATAAGCGTAAACCTGCCATCTGGATACTGATAAGCCTGCTTGTTGCCGCCACAATAGCCGGCCTTTGGGTAACCTATTATTATAGCGTACCCGTTGAAACCCAAACACATGTGTACGGCTTTGTACAATCGTTGTTCACAGAACAGCTGTTGTTCTATATCCTCGTCGGACTCGCCGCTCAAATGGTAGACGGCGCTCTAGGAATGGCTTATGGTGCTACTTCCTCTTCCTTATTGCTCGGCCTGGGTATACCACCCGCTGTCACCAGCGCCAGTGTACACGTAGCAGAAGTATTTACTACGGGTGCCTCCGGCATCGCACACTTTCGTTTCGGTAACGTTAATAAGAAATTGTTCCTTTATCTGCTCATCCCTGGTATGACTGGTGCCATTATAGGGGCATATCTCCTTTCCGAAAAAATAGATGGAGACGTCATCAAACCTTTCATGAGCGCTTACCTCATGATATTGGGTGTCATCGTCATCCGCAAAGGACTGCAGAAAAATAAACCTAAAAGTAAAACCAAACGCCTGGGACCACTGGCTTTCTTCGGTGGATTCATGGACGCCATCGGCGGCGGTGGCTGGGGACCTATTGTTACCTCCACTTTGCTGAGTAAAGGACGCACCGTACACTATACGATCGGCTCCGTAAATGCAGCTGAGTTCTTTATCTCCGCCGCCAGTTCCATCACATTTCTGATATTCGTAGGGATCAACAGCTGGCAGGTAATCATCGGACTGGTGATCGGTGGCGTCATCGCCTCTCCATTCGCAGCCCTGTTGGTAAGAAAGATCAAACGTAAACCCCTGATGATCATGGTCGGTATACTGGTGATCCTGATGAGCCTTCGTACCATCATTATGGTACTCTGGCACTAA